Proteins encoded together in one Streptomyces umbrinus window:
- a CDS encoding nucleotidyl transferase AbiEii/AbiGii toxin family protein: MPELHTRLLADVIALGSPYPLVLTGGYAVRAHRLVNRPSQDLDVATENPAPMADIAAALCNGLATRGWKVQALETAPLSARFTVTDPATGQECEVDILKEIFWRPVTQSPYGPVLAEEDVIGTKVRALADRGAPRDLIDVFAASRRWTNAELEEFGRRHARGRFEREDLQANLTGAEWTDDEAFTAYGLDEAAITALRAWAVEWADDLASRLLEELGDPDID; encoded by the coding sequence ATGCCGGAGCTGCACACGCGGCTCCTGGCAGACGTGATCGCCCTCGGCTCGCCGTACCCATTGGTCCTCACTGGCGGGTATGCGGTGAGGGCGCACCGCCTCGTGAACCGCCCCAGCCAGGATCTCGATGTCGCCACCGAAAACCCGGCACCCATGGCCGACATCGCAGCCGCGCTCTGCAACGGCCTGGCGACCCGGGGCTGGAAGGTACAGGCGCTGGAGACTGCCCCGCTGTCCGCTCGCTTCACCGTGACGGACCCCGCCACCGGGCAGGAGTGCGAGGTCGACATCCTCAAAGAGATCTTCTGGCGGCCCGTCACCCAGAGCCCGTACGGGCCTGTCCTCGCCGAGGAGGACGTGATCGGGACCAAGGTTCGTGCCCTCGCCGACCGCGGAGCGCCCCGCGATCTGATCGACGTGTTCGCCGCGTCCCGCCGCTGGACGAATGCCGAGTTGGAGGAGTTCGGCCGACGTCACGCCCGCGGTCGCTTCGAGCGTGAGGACCTCCAGGCGAACCTGACCGGCGCCGAGTGGACTGACGACGAAGCCTTCACCGCCTACGGCCTCGACGAGGCTGCCATCACCGCTCTGCGCGCCTGGGCCGTGGAGTGGGCCGACGACCTCGCGAGCCGCCTCCTCGAAGAGCTCGGTGACCCCGACATCGACTGA
- a CDS encoding restriction endonuclease yields MAARIRRRSVARKRCKQRLKVGFIGGVGCLVLLVVFWQVIWPYLVGGLVLAGGAAGGWWLWRTNRLLKGRDHQWQQEEALKAGRRSLTEVDTMSGGEFEDFVVELCRRDGCTEVRRVGGSHDDGADVLGCLPDGRSMVIQCKRYSPKSRIPSHEVRDLLGARVHFKVDVAIFVTTTYFTGPSERTAVQNGVIAVHRDHLGLWNNGVSLLSLSELNGAGQGDRRHRARWKKTYG; encoded by the coding sequence GTGGCGGCACGGATTCGACGCCGATCGGTCGCACGGAAGCGCTGCAAGCAGCGACTCAAGGTGGGCTTTATCGGCGGAGTGGGCTGCCTCGTCCTGCTCGTCGTGTTCTGGCAGGTGATCTGGCCGTACCTCGTCGGTGGCCTCGTCCTCGCCGGGGGCGCCGCCGGCGGATGGTGGTTGTGGCGTACGAACCGGTTGCTCAAGGGACGTGATCACCAGTGGCAGCAGGAGGAGGCCCTCAAGGCCGGCCGTCGATCCCTCACCGAGGTGGACACGATGTCGGGAGGCGAGTTCGAGGACTTCGTCGTGGAACTGTGCCGACGCGATGGATGCACCGAAGTTCGCCGAGTGGGCGGCTCGCACGACGATGGCGCGGATGTGTTGGGGTGTTTGCCGGACGGCCGGAGCATGGTGATTCAGTGCAAGCGTTACTCACCGAAGAGCAGGATCCCAAGCCATGAGGTCCGCGACCTTCTGGGTGCGAGGGTCCACTTCAAGGTCGATGTCGCGATCTTCGTCACGACCACGTACTTCACCGGACCGTCTGAGCGGACCGCAGTACAGAACGGCGTTATCGCGGTCCACCGCGACCACCTCGGTTTATGGAACAACGGCGTCTCGCTCCTGTCGCTCAGCGAGTTGAACGGGGCGGGGCAGGGCGATCGTAGGCACCGCGCTCGCTGGAAGAAGACGTACGGGTAG
- a CDS encoding AAA domain-containing protein — protein sequence MNVSRRAANDPDVIGQTTGLIGFLKEVVQSSHNRLRDDRRSQERLWLANLPASIRRPSDRVDGLLLTLDHVPQTAPPPLPDVLDGWVSAERCQDADGGDPPLAVEGPGRELVRAEDGRQWWEEAEDDAVRREDAAEVLRSYGPWLDRWRRWSERERAERALRELYEQVYHWHQKLTQQDDQLELVLATGLLTWSDPRGDAVHRHLLTHRVETSVDRKTARVTVRLMAEGAVRLEDQAFLDTDDGWAPERSAALAEEIAAQSMHLLGTEALEQLAQWQERVLQRPVTFSAEWQPPREPEAGARLTYAPALIVRPRDRNALLSFYDRIADSVASEAHAPLGLAQLVLTLGPEERANWGGREIPPLFGDDPLFPGKTNERQRSVLRRLEHDTGVVVQGPPGTGKTHTIANLVSALLAQGQRVLVTSARDQALTVLRDKLPPAVRDLCVLLLSSARQDGADELERTINALTDQVAASDPEQLRDEIRRLSARREEVRGRIGTLTEQVISLREAEVYRHREIAPGYAGTLAAIVQRVRDNAERHSWIGLVPDQGPASSVPPLSPAQAAELLTLVRDGAAEPRAGGTLPDPDTLPTLEDLAQALTASRVTDDGLSPEAADVRDQLAQLDASITDELTLLAGDCRTALHHLGLSSSASQWDADKWTTKALSDRLSRENLPRWARVSGLADQLTAVSDQLDKQGMKRVIVPDQLSAERADAMLTTGSALRDHVASGGKLRPRGSFRAAKAQKAAQELLDTCTVNGRSPETLEDLDSVLAHLHAHSSVATLAERWSQAGVPISEGPVELRLASLTEAYARLKHVDAFGTAREGIDDLLVRHGLHIALTSRPAWQVFTTALAALSGRRTADEAMAQLVTWEEHLRMPVEGPHPAAEALAAAQAVREQDIDRYAKEVEALREAHRREHRRRRCSVLLDSVRRAHPSLADQLTQEPDDPAWETRLDALADAWAWAVASAFVRRERTSGQERHLEGELAQCERNLEDLTGELAAIWGRLHCLERMTQEQRSALQAYRTHMASYGKGKGRSAGRYRAAAHDAMRTAQGAVPAWVMPISQVAEMVLPKRDAFDVVIVDEASQAGMDALFLMWLAPRVIVVGDDKQCAPSLSSMGRHQAIHDRLISHLPDMPPSLRTLYGPATNLYQLLSTFFPKVIRLEEHFRCMPEIIGWSSQTFYNNKLQPLRQYGGDRLDPLVTHFVEGAVTQGRESRLRNLHEAEAIVECLAQLVEDPAYRDKTMGVITLQGPVGQVKLLEQLINERIPAPVRERHQMRVGNPASFQGDERHVILLSMVATDPPRMAGGARSERQAYNVAASRAQDQMRLFYSVPPDRLKSGDLRLNLLAYMENPPSALANADDIGEVSSDVPQKPFESLFEQHVYLRLKARGYHVIPQYPAGSKRIDLVVVGARGRLAVECDGERYHSTPEQVRHDQQRDRELQRVGWTFWRIPESEFRFDPDDALTGLWEELNRLGIRPAAFGGADDRSDAASAAPGVQWTPLDLSSDEELAEDPAETPDGPDATDPVAALAMTEEDESDIKSTEGAA from the coding sequence GTGAACGTATCGCGACGTGCCGCGAATGACCCTGACGTCATTGGACAGACCACCGGTCTGATCGGATTCCTCAAAGAAGTCGTACAGAGTAGCCACAACCGTCTGCGCGACGACCGGCGCTCGCAGGAGCGCCTGTGGCTGGCTAACCTGCCCGCCTCCATACGGCGCCCGTCGGACCGAGTCGACGGTCTGCTGCTCACGCTCGATCACGTGCCGCAAACGGCACCTCCGCCCCTGCCGGATGTGCTCGACGGATGGGTATCCGCGGAACGGTGCCAGGATGCGGACGGCGGTGATCCGCCGCTCGCCGTCGAGGGACCGGGGCGGGAGCTGGTTCGCGCCGAGGATGGCCGTCAATGGTGGGAGGAAGCGGAGGATGACGCCGTCCGCCGCGAGGATGCGGCCGAAGTACTGAGGAGCTACGGTCCGTGGCTCGACCGCTGGCGCCGGTGGTCGGAGCGGGAGCGCGCGGAGCGCGCCCTTCGGGAGCTGTACGAGCAGGTCTACCACTGGCACCAGAAGCTCACCCAGCAGGATGACCAACTCGAACTCGTTCTGGCCACCGGCCTGTTGACCTGGAGCGACCCGCGTGGTGACGCGGTTCATCGTCATCTGCTCACCCACCGGGTGGAGACCTCGGTGGACCGTAAGACCGCCAGAGTCACGGTCCGCCTCATGGCTGAGGGAGCGGTGCGGCTGGAGGACCAGGCTTTCCTCGACACCGATGACGGCTGGGCTCCCGAGCGCTCGGCCGCGCTTGCAGAGGAGATTGCCGCCCAGTCGATGCACCTGCTGGGAACGGAGGCCCTGGAGCAACTGGCTCAGTGGCAGGAGCGGGTGCTGCAGCGTCCGGTGACGTTCAGCGCCGAGTGGCAGCCGCCCCGCGAGCCGGAGGCAGGTGCGCGGCTCACCTACGCTCCGGCGCTGATAGTGCGTCCGCGGGATCGCAATGCCCTGCTGAGCTTCTACGACCGGATCGCGGACAGCGTGGCCTCCGAAGCGCATGCGCCCCTGGGGCTCGCCCAGCTGGTGCTGACACTGGGCCCCGAGGAACGCGCGAATTGGGGCGGCCGCGAGATCCCACCCCTCTTCGGGGACGACCCGCTCTTCCCGGGAAAGACCAACGAACGACAGCGAAGTGTGCTGCGACGGCTGGAGCACGACACAGGCGTGGTGGTCCAAGGCCCGCCCGGTACCGGCAAGACACATACGATCGCCAACCTGGTCTCCGCGCTGCTAGCCCAGGGCCAGAGGGTCTTGGTGACCAGCGCGCGCGATCAGGCCCTGACAGTCCTGCGGGACAAACTTCCCCCTGCTGTAAGGGACTTGTGTGTCCTCCTTCTCAGCTCCGCGCGGCAGGACGGGGCGGACGAGCTGGAACGCACGATCAATGCCTTGACCGACCAGGTCGCCGCCAGCGACCCTGAGCAGCTTCGGGACGAGATCCGCCGGCTGTCCGCACGCCGGGAAGAGGTGCGGGGAAGGATCGGCACGCTCACCGAGCAGGTCATCTCACTACGGGAGGCGGAGGTCTACCGGCACCGTGAAATCGCCCCGGGGTACGCCGGCACCCTCGCTGCAATTGTTCAGCGCGTCCGCGACAACGCTGAACGTCACTCCTGGATCGGCCTGGTTCCGGACCAAGGGCCAGCCTCCTCCGTTCCCCCGCTCTCCCCCGCGCAGGCCGCAGAACTGCTGACTTTGGTACGCGACGGCGCGGCTGAGCCACGCGCGGGCGGCACGCTGCCGGATCCGGACACCCTTCCCACCCTCGAGGATCTGGCCCAGGCGCTCACAGCCAGCCGCGTCACCGATGACGGCCTCTCCCCCGAGGCAGCTGACGTTCGCGACCAACTCGCCCAGCTCGACGCTTCCATCACCGATGAACTGACCTTGCTCGCGGGTGACTGCCGTACGGCCCTGCACCACCTCGGCCTGTCATCGTCGGCCAGTCAGTGGGATGCCGACAAGTGGACCACCAAGGCTCTCTCGGACCGGCTCTCCCGCGAGAACCTCCCGCGGTGGGCTCGCGTGTCCGGACTTGCCGATCAACTCACCGCTGTTTCTGACCAGTTGGACAAGCAAGGGATGAAGCGCGTCATCGTGCCCGATCAGCTCTCCGCCGAGCGGGCTGATGCGATGCTCACGACCGGCTCTGCACTGCGTGACCATGTCGCCTCGGGTGGCAAACTACGGCCTCGGGGCAGCTTCCGTGCCGCGAAGGCGCAGAAGGCCGCTCAAGAGCTCCTCGACACGTGCACCGTAAACGGTCGCTCTCCCGAAACACTGGAGGATCTCGACTCCGTCCTCGCCCACCTGCACGCTCACTCCTCCGTTGCCACACTCGCAGAGCGGTGGTCCCAGGCCGGAGTCCCCATATCCGAAGGTCCAGTTGAGCTCCGTCTGGCCTCCCTGACCGAGGCATACGCACGCCTGAAGCACGTCGATGCATTCGGCACCGCCCGCGAGGGCATCGACGACCTGCTCGTACGCCACGGCCTGCACATCGCCCTCACCTCCCGTCCTGCCTGGCAGGTCTTCACCACGGCCCTGGCCGCCCTCTCCGGTCGGCGGACGGCCGATGAAGCCATGGCCCAGCTGGTCACATGGGAGGAGCACCTCCGCATGCCGGTGGAAGGCCCTCACCCCGCCGCCGAGGCGCTCGCCGCAGCCCAGGCTGTCCGCGAGCAGGACATCGACCGGTATGCCAAGGAGGTTGAGGCGCTGCGGGAGGCCCATCGGCGGGAGCACCGCCGGCGTCGGTGCTCCGTACTTCTGGACAGTGTTCGCAGGGCACACCCCTCGCTCGCCGACCAGCTGACGCAGGAGCCCGACGATCCAGCTTGGGAGACCCGCCTGGACGCGTTGGCCGACGCATGGGCCTGGGCAGTGGCCTCTGCATTCGTACGCCGCGAGCGCACATCGGGCCAGGAGCGTCACCTCGAAGGCGAACTGGCCCAGTGCGAAAGGAACCTGGAGGATCTGACCGGTGAACTCGCCGCCATCTGGGGTCGGCTGCACTGCCTGGAGCGCATGACACAGGAGCAGCGATCCGCGCTCCAGGCGTATCGCACCCACATGGCGTCGTACGGCAAAGGCAAAGGCCGGAGCGCGGGCCGCTACCGTGCCGCGGCGCACGACGCCATGCGGACGGCACAAGGTGCGGTACCCGCGTGGGTCATGCCCATCTCCCAGGTTGCCGAGATGGTGTTGCCCAAGCGTGACGCGTTCGACGTAGTCATCGTGGACGAAGCGAGTCAGGCCGGCATGGACGCGCTGTTCCTGATGTGGCTCGCTCCTCGCGTGATCGTGGTGGGGGACGACAAGCAGTGCGCACCCTCGCTCAGCAGCATGGGCCGCCACCAGGCAATCCATGATCGGCTCATCTCCCACCTGCCGGACATGCCTCCGAGTCTGCGTACTCTCTACGGCCCCGCCACCAACCTCTACCAGCTGCTGTCCACGTTCTTCCCGAAGGTGATCCGTCTGGAGGAACATTTCCGGTGCATGCCCGAGATCATCGGTTGGTCCTCCCAGACCTTCTACAACAACAAGCTGCAGCCGCTGCGCCAGTACGGCGGTGATCGCCTCGACCCGCTCGTGACGCACTTCGTCGAGGGAGCCGTCACCCAGGGCCGCGAGAGCCGACTCCGCAACCTGCATGAAGCCGAGGCCATCGTTGAGTGTCTGGCCCAGCTGGTGGAGGACCCCGCCTACCGGGACAAGACCATGGGCGTCATCACCCTTCAAGGGCCGGTCGGCCAGGTCAAGCTGCTGGAGCAGCTGATAAACGAGCGGATTCCGGCGCCGGTGCGCGAGCGTCACCAGATGCGGGTGGGCAATCCCGCTTCGTTCCAGGGTGACGAGCGGCACGTCATTCTGCTGTCGATGGTCGCGACTGACCCGCCGCGCATGGCAGGTGGCGCACGCAGCGAACGACAGGCATACAACGTCGCTGCGTCTCGGGCCCAGGACCAGATGCGGCTCTTCTACTCGGTTCCGCCCGACCGCCTGAAGTCTGGAGACCTCCGCCTCAACCTCCTCGCCTACATGGAGAACCCACCCTCCGCGCTGGCCAACGCCGACGACATCGGCGAGGTGTCGAGCGACGTCCCGCAGAAGCCATTCGAATCGCTCTTCGAGCAGCACGTCTACCTGCGGCTGAAAGCTCGCGGGTATCACGTGATCCCGCAATACCCGGCAGGGAGCAAGCGCATCGACCTCGTAGTCGTAGGGGCGCGAGGGCGCCTGGCCGTGGAGTGCGACGGCGAGCGGTACCACTCGACGCCTGAGCAGGTCCGGCACGACCAGCAGCGTGATCGCGAACTCCAGAGGGTCGGCTGGACGTTCTGGCGCATCCCCGAAAGCGAGTTCCGGTTCGACCCCGACGATGCCCTGACCGGCCTATGGGAGGAACTGAACCGGCTCGGCATCCGTCCAGCCGCGTTCGGCGGCGCCGACGACCGGTCTGATGCCGCTTCCGCGGCCCCCGGAGTGCAGTGGACCCCTCTCGACCTCTCCTCCGACGAGGAGCTGGCAGAGGACCCGGCGGAGACCCCTGACGGCCCGGACGCGACCGATCCAGTTGCGGCCCTGGCCATGACCGAAGAGGACGAATCCGACATCAAGAGCACGGAAGGCGCCGCATGA
- a CDS encoding IS3 family transposase (programmed frameshift), whose product MAPPSKYSPEFREEAVQIALRSSKTISEVARELELNSETLRGWVKKHQKQQEPAPDAELTVNERARLKELERRNRELEMEVTFLKKAAGVLREGSPVASKYEFIDEMRLDTEEYAYSVEFMCGRLGVSRSGYYDWRSRPESATAQRREELKLLIKKAFDISDSTYGHRRIQAQLDRWGVAAGMELVRCLMRELGLVPCQPRPKRFGLTQAAAGQVPDLVGRDFTADAPGEKLVGDITYITTGEGWLYLATVIDCCTKEVIGYAMDDHYQTSLISRAIRNAARNRSLSAGAIFHSDRGSNYMSAEFGKTLNRFGLRRSSGRTGICFDNAMAESFFGVLKNERVSRVTYLTREAARQDITRYIEFWYNRKRLHSAVGYRPPREVHAEYEKLRIAA is encoded by the exons GTGGCGCCACCCAGTAAGTACTCGCCGGAGTTCCGCGAGGAAGCCGTCCAGATCGCGTTGAGGTCGAGCAAGACGATCTCTGAAGTCGCCCGGGAGCTTGAGCTGAACTCGGAGACGCTACGCGGCTGGGTGAAGAAGCACCAGAAGCAGCAGGAACCGGCCCCCGATGCGGAACTGACGGTGAACGAGCGGGCGCGCCTGAAGGAACTCGAACGACGCAACCGCGAGCTGGAGATGGAAGTTACCTTCCTGAAAAAAGCCGCAG GCGTACTTCGCGAAGGATCCCCGGTAGCAAGCAAGTACGAGTTCATCGACGAGATGCGGCTCGACACCGAGGAGTACGCCTACAGCGTCGAGTTCATGTGCGGCCGACTCGGCGTGTCCAGGTCCGGCTACTACGACTGGCGATCCCGCCCGGAATCCGCAACGGCCCAGCGGCGCGAAGAATTGAAACTGCTCATCAAGAAAGCCTTCGACATATCCGACAGCACCTACGGGCACCGGCGCATCCAGGCTCAACTGGATCGCTGGGGCGTCGCCGCGGGCATGGAGCTGGTCCGCTGCCTCATGCGTGAACTGGGCCTGGTGCCCTGCCAGCCAAGGCCGAAGAGGTTCGGCCTCACCCAGGCCGCAGCCGGCCAGGTACCGGATCTGGTGGGCCGTGACTTCACCGCAGATGCGCCTGGCGAAAAGCTCGTCGGTGACATCACCTACATCACGACCGGGGAAGGCTGGCTGTACCTCGCGACGGTCATCGACTGCTGCACGAAGGAAGTTATCGGTTACGCGATGGACGACCACTACCAAACCTCGCTGATATCCAGGGCGATCCGCAACGCGGCACGGAACAGAAGCCTCTCGGCGGGAGCGATATTTCACTCGGACCGCGGAAGCAACTACATGTCAGCCGAGTTCGGGAAGACGCTCAACCGGTTCGGACTGCGCAGGTCTTCCGGCCGTACCGGGATCTGTTTCGACAATGCCATGGCCGAATCGTTCTTCGGCGTGTTGAAGAACGAGCGCGTATCTCGGGTCACTTACCTGACCCGAGAGGCTGCCCGGCAGGACATCACTCGGTACATTGAATTCTGGTACAATCGCAAACGCCTCCACTCGGCGGTGGGTTACCGCCCTCCACGTGAAGTCCACGCCGAGTACGAAAAGTTGCGAATCGCCGCGTGA
- a CDS encoding CorA family divalent cation transporter produces MKAGSAQLSDSFSDIIAGQRHPVDNFKKISSWAAILFAPTLVGTIYGMNFDDMPELGWTFGYPFAIGLMAVVCVSLYFIFKRRDWL; encoded by the coding sequence CTGAAAGCTGGATCAGCCCAGCTCAGCGACAGTTTCAGCGACATCATCGCAGGTCAACGCCACCCGGTAGACAACTTCAAGAAGATCTCCTCCTGGGCCGCCATCCTCTTCGCCCCCACGCTGGTCGGGACGATCTACGGCATGAACTTCGACGACATGCCGGAACTGGGCTGGACGTTCGGCTACCCCTTCGCGATCGGCCTGATGGCCGTGGTGTGCGTGAGCCTGTACTTCATCTTCAAGCGGCGGGACTGGCTCTGA
- a CDS encoding methylmalonyl-CoA mutase subunit beta encodes MTVLPDDGLSLAAEFPDATHEQWQRLVAGVLRKSGKEVSDDAAEDALSTTLEDGLRARPLYSAHDSAPDPGLPGFAPFTRGGRAEGNTLGGWDVRQRHTAADNGAVLADLENGVASLWLAVGAGGFPVSSLGPVLDGVYLDLAPVVLEAGREVEPAARELLRLYEERGVARDAARGNLGADPLGHEARTGDDGFDFAPVTALARLCAEEYPGLRALTVDALPYHEAGGSAAQELGSSLATGVAYLRELTGAGLSVEQAAAQLEFRYAATADQFLTIAKLRAARRLWARVAEVCGAPGGQVQHAVTSPVMMSRRDPWVNMLRATVATLAAGVGGAESVTVLPFDHALGLPDAFARRIARNTSTILVEESHLARVIDPAGGSWYVERLTDELAHAGWEFFQRIEQEGGQAAALRSGRVGEELAATWAARSAKLAKRREPVTGVSEFPHLAERTVAREPAPEPPSGGLPRVRRDEAYENLRARSDAHLAATGTRPRIFLAALGPAAAHTARLTFASNLFQAGGIEPVTDGTFEDSGATEACLCSSDALYEEQAAEVTASLKSAGAAQVFLAGRPGQYPGVDAYVFAGCDAVAVLSATLDRMGVS; translated from the coding sequence ATGACGGTCCTGCCTGACGACGGGCTCTCGCTGGCCGCCGAGTTCCCTGACGCGACCCATGAGCAGTGGCAACGCCTCGTGGCGGGCGTACTGCGCAAGTCGGGCAAGGAAGTCTCGGACGACGCAGCTGAGGACGCCCTGTCCACCACGCTCGAGGACGGGCTGCGCGCCCGGCCCCTCTACAGCGCACACGACTCCGCGCCCGATCCCGGCCTGCCCGGTTTCGCCCCCTTCACAAGGGGCGGCCGCGCCGAGGGCAACACCCTCGGCGGCTGGGACGTACGGCAGCGGCACACGGCCGCCGACAACGGCGCGGTCCTCGCCGACCTGGAGAACGGGGTCGCCTCGCTGTGGCTGGCCGTCGGCGCGGGCGGCTTCCCCGTGTCGTCGCTCGGCCCGGTCCTCGACGGCGTCTACCTCGACCTGGCGCCTGTAGTCCTGGAAGCGGGGCGTGAAGTCGAGCCCGCCGCACGGGAGTTGCTGCGGCTGTACGAGGAGCGGGGTGTCGCACGCGACGCCGCCCGTGGCAACCTCGGCGCCGATCCCCTGGGCCATGAGGCCCGTACGGGGGACGACGGGTTCGACTTCGCGCCCGTCACCGCTCTCGCGCGGCTGTGCGCCGAGGAGTACCCGGGGCTGCGGGCGCTGACGGTCGACGCATTGCCGTACCACGAGGCCGGCGGGTCCGCCGCGCAGGAGCTGGGCTCCTCACTGGCGACCGGTGTCGCCTATCTGCGGGAGCTGACCGGGGCGGGGCTGAGCGTCGAACAGGCCGCCGCCCAGCTCGAGTTCAGGTACGCGGCCACCGCGGACCAGTTCCTGACCATCGCCAAGCTGCGCGCGGCGCGCAGGCTCTGGGCTCGGGTCGCCGAGGTCTGCGGGGCGCCGGGCGGGCAGGTGCAGCACGCCGTGACCTCGCCGGTGATGATGAGCCGCCGGGACCCGTGGGTGAACATGCTGCGCGCGACGGTCGCCACGCTGGCCGCCGGAGTGGGCGGCGCCGAGTCCGTCACCGTGCTGCCCTTCGACCACGCCCTCGGTCTGCCGGACGCGTTCGCACGCCGGATCGCCCGCAACACCTCGACGATCCTGGTCGAGGAGTCGCATCTCGCCCGGGTGATCGACCCGGCGGGCGGCTCCTGGTACGTGGAACGCCTCACCGACGAACTCGCCCACGCGGGCTGGGAGTTCTTCCAGCGGATCGAGCAGGAGGGCGGCCAGGCGGCCGCCCTGCGGTCGGGTCGGGTCGGCGAGGAGCTGGCCGCCACCTGGGCAGCCCGCAGCGCGAAGCTCGCCAAGCGGCGTGAACCCGTCACCGGGGTCAGCGAGTTCCCGCACCTCGCCGAGCGGACGGTGGCACGCGAGCCCGCACCCGAGCCGCCGTCCGGCGGACTCCCCCGGGTGCGCCGCGACGAGGCGTACGAGAACCTGCGCGCCCGCTCCGACGCCCACCTCGCGGCGACCGGCACCCGGCCGCGGATCTTCCTGGCCGCCCTCGGCCCGGCCGCCGCCCACACCGCCCGCCTCACCTTCGCCTCCAACCTGTTCCAGGCGGGCGGCATCGAACCCGTCACCGACGGCACGTTCGAGGACAGCGGGGCCACCGAGGCCTGTCTGTGCTCCAGTGACGCGCTGTACGAGGAGCAGGCCGCCGAGGTCACCGCATCCCTCAAGTCGGCGGGCGCCGCACAGGTGTTCCTCGCCGGGCGTCCTGGGCAGTACCCCGGTGTCGACGCCTACGTCTTCGCGGGCTGTGACGCCGTAGCCGTACTCTCCGCCACCCTCGACCGCATGGGAGTGTCCTGA